The genomic DNA AACAGCGCCAGCTTCCCCTGTCGGCGTTTATGCTGCCGGTAGGATTGCCAGAGCGAATTCATGAACGCCTGCTGGTCGACCGCGATAGGAATACGCGGTTCAACCACCCAGACGGCAACCGGATCGTCGGCAGTTGCACCAGAGCGCTGCAGCTGCCGGAGCAGCGCATGCACTGGCACACCAACAGTCTTCCCGAGGCCAGTCGCGGCCACAAGGAAGAATGGGTCCTGGCCCATCTGCTGGAAGTAGTCGGCAATCTCCAGGCGGTCACGCTTGATGACCCATTTGAGAAAGTCGACTATCTCGAGCATGTGGACACTTCGACCCCTTCCCATCTGTAGCCGTGGGTACTCAGGCACGTCGTAGTGCGGAATCCGCAGCACGTCTCTCCCCTTTCATGAGGATAGTCTATGAAGGTTCACGCCTTTTGAGCGCATGGATAACAATTATAAAATTTTATTGCAAAATAGTAAATTTACTATAATGAATATTTAATAAACTACAGCGCCGGCCCCGTCGAAGTCGAACTCCCCGCCGTCCCATTCCATATCCAGTTGGCGGCGTTGCCGTCAGCATAGCCGTGTACCGTCACGCCTTCGGTCAGCATGACACCGGTCATGCTGAGGACGCCGGTCGCAGCAGCTTGCTGACGGACGGCGATGCGCCAGCTGCCCGCATTAGCCGTGAACGTGACTGAGAGCCGTTGCCAGCCGCCTGTCGAGTTAACATTGCTAGAGGTGAGATAGTTGGTGCCGGCAGAATCTGCGGCCTGCAAAGCTATCGGGACACCCACTGCCGACAGCTTGGCCCAGACACTAGCAGTATACTGCTGGCCGGTGGTCAGGCCAGAGCCGGACGAATGATAGATACGGTCGGCGGAAGCCGTGGTGTTGGTCTGCCAGGCCCAGGGCAAAGCCAGGCAGGTCACCGACCGCCACACGGTTGGAGCCGGATACCGAGCCGGCTGAGTTGTAGTTGCCACTGGTGTTAGCAAGTGCCGGATTGATCGCCAGGTTAGTAATCGGCGGAACGCCACCGATGCCGTGTCCCGGACAACTACCAGTGGCGGCACTGCGGTTCTCACTAGTGACCTTGTAGGTCGATGAGCCGTTGTTGGCGGTCAGGCAATACGCATCCGTAGATACGTGCCCGTGTCGGCCTTGGCTTGCTCCAGTTGCTTGGCTGATGCCTTCAGGTCAGACTGGACGGTTGCCGCCCGGGCTTGTTCCTGGGAGCGGCTGAAAGCGCCGATGGCCAGCACTGCCAGAATACCGATGATAACGATGACAATCAAAAGCTCGACAATGGTAAACCCCTGCCGCGACCCTCTCCCCACCCTGGATATATACATGTGCCCGTATTCCGTATATGCTTAGTTGCCTCAATTTTATCACATGGCACAGCACCGCAGTATTATTTGACAAAAGTTATTATTTTTGATATAATATAAGAGTACGTACTGTCGAGCCTAAAGGAGGCTTGTTATGAACACCCAGCGTACATGGGCCGAGTTCATCATCCCGTTGTACTTCGACGGGACTGATCCGCTGCTGGATGCGGCAATCGGTAACGTCCGGGCCCGAGTGGCCCAAGGCCGCACCGACGCCCTGCAGTCCCCCGTCCTGGTGGGCCTGGGCCTGGACGAGTCGCCGTACAGCCGCAGCTGGCTGCTGTGCCTCGTGCCGCTGCTGGACCAGAGCGATTCAGGACTGGATTGCCTGTCCCTGATGGCCTGGCTCGAGCCGCCCGACGAGGACGGTGGCGA from Candidatus Saccharibacteria bacterium includes the following:
- a CDS encoding carbohydrate binding domain-containing protein is translated as MTCLALPWAWQTNTTASADRIYHSSGSGLTTGQQYTASVWAKLSAVGVPIALQAADSAGTNYLTSSNVNSTGGWQRLSVTFTANAGSWRIAVRQQAAATGVLSMTGVMLTEGVTVHGYADGNAANWIWNGTAGSSTSTGPAL
- a CDS encoding prepilin-type N-terminal cleavage/methylation domain-containing protein; translated protein: MYISRVGRGSRQGFTIVELLIVIVIIGILAVLAIGAFSRSQEQARAATVQSDLKASAKQLEQAKADTGTYLRMRIA